In Corvus hawaiiensis isolate bCorHaw1 chromosome 14, bCorHaw1.pri.cur, whole genome shotgun sequence, the sequence AAGCAGAGTAACACGTAGATGTTGCTGCTCATTAGGGGGAGCGCTGGCAGGGCATTCCTGTGACGTGGCACTTTCCTTTTTATCCCATCACAGTCTGCAGAGTTCAGCCATGGCTTCCCAAGCCTTCGGCCACCCTCCTGGGCCTCCTGCTGGAGTGGTCAAAAGCCCCCCACCTCTGTTAGTGCTGTGGAGCCTGGCTGTACCCCTgcccctggctgtgcccctgcccttcccagcacaggctgtaTCCCCAACAGCCTGACTTGTGATCCCACTgtaaggagctgctgctgtttctgcagctttgCTCAGGCTTCCCAACCCTGGTCCCTTCAGATAGAGGCCAGAAAGGCTGATGGGGCAATTTCTTGCTTGTCCTCTACTTGCTGTTCATTTGCATCTGtcactggtgctgctgtgttCTGATGGAGctcttgaatttttctttccccaaggATTCATTGTATTTGCTGTGTGTGTCCTGGTGAGCTCCCTTCTGCTCATCTTTGTGGCTGGACCCCGTTACGGGCAGAGCAACGTCCTGGTTTATGTTTTGGTCTGCTCTGCCATTGGCTCACTGTCCGTATCCTGTGTCAAAGGCCTGGGGATTGCCCTGAAAGAATTGTTCTCTGGGAAGCCAGTCCTGAAAGAACCCCTGGGTTGGGTGCTCCTGGTGTGCCTGGTGATCTGCATCAGCATCCAGATCAACTACCTGAACAAAGCCCTGGATATTTTCAACACCTCTGTGGTCACACCCATTTACTACGTGCTGTTCACCACAGCAGTCATGATGTGCTCAGCCATCCTCTTCAAGGAGTGGCAGCACATGGTGCTGGACAACATCATCGGCTCCATCAGCGGCTTCCTCACCATCGTGTCCGGCATCTTCCTCCTGCACGCCTTCAGGGACATGCCCTTCACCCCCAACCTCCTGCCCCTcttcctgcagccaggcaggccAGACAGACATCAGTCCTGTCAGcaccagcctctgctgccctcAGAGGACAAGGGCTCTcagagtgcagaggaggaggaggaggaggaggaggagaagtgaAAGCAGGTGAGGAAGCGTCTGAACTGCTGgcttcctgctcccagtgcaaGGCTGAacatgctgctgcaggagcaggagctgtgagttaccctctgcctgccccaggCACCACCACACTGACAGGAGGCTGACAGGGCCAGCAGCCTCCTGTGGCCACAGACAGGAGCCCTGGGAACTGCGCAGTTCCTGGCATCCTGTGCTTCTTCACTGTTATTTTATGTGAAGAATTGATCTGCCCTTGTTAGGACCCAGACCTCGGCTGTGCAGAGAGGCCTGCAGCACTAACACAGTGCTAACCCTGACTCTTTGGCAGGTCACACATTTGGGGAGGCTCACACggttttttaaaaccagaattaaCAGTTACAAAATGATCTAACGTGGTGCTAAGGTTATGCAGAGAGAAGACGGACGTCTGGCTTTAAAGGTGACATACAGAGAGTATTAATGCAAAAATTCCTCTGTCAAGTACTTATTTTTGCTCACTGTGCTAGAATTTATTTACAGATTCACATCCAAAAACAGAATACAGCCCAAACTGTGAAACCAGT encodes:
- the LOC125333158 gene encoding magnesium transporter NIPA2-like, producing MGAGFGAGLGLALASSAFIGGSFVLKKKGLLRLCGRGRARAVGVGEAANFAAYAFAPATLVTPLGALSVLVSAVLSSIFLNEQLNVHGKIGCILSILGSTVMVIHAPQEEEVSSLESMAEKLKDPGFIVFAVCVLVSSLLLIFVAGPRYGQSNVLVYVLVCSAIGSLSVSCVKGLGIALKELFSGKPVLKEPLGWVLLVCLVICISIQINYLNKALDIFNTSVVTPIYYVLFTTAVMMCSAILFKEWQHMVLDNIIGSISGFLTIVSGIFLLHAFRDMPFTPNLLPLFLQPGRPDRHQSCQHQPLLPSEDKGSQSAEEEEEEEEEK